GAAAATGTCAAGATGCCTCTTTACGTTAAAAATATGACTGATAAAGAGATGGTCAAGATTGCGGAAAGGGAGCTCAGCCGTCTTGGAATCGGAGACTTTATCAAGAAAAATGTTAAGCAGCTTTCTGGTGGGCAAAAACAACGTGTGGCCATTGCCCGTGCCCTAGTCAATAATCCGGAAATGATTGTGGCTGATGAACCGACAGGTTCTCTTGATTCTCAGTCTCAGGAAAATGTTCTCGAAATTTTTAAAGAGCTAGCTGAGGCAGGTAAAACTGTGATTATTGTAACCCATAACCCTGAAGTGGCGGATTATGCGGATGTTGTCATTAAAATGAAGGATGGTGAAGTCGTTGAAACAATCGAAAAATAAGGGGTTGACCCTCAAGAATAAACTCAAATTGTCATTGAACAACTTTATGGAACGTAAGTGGCGTAATCTTTTGATTGCGACGGCAACTTCCATTGGTTTTATCGGTGTCCTAATTTCCTTTGGTTTGGGAAATGCTATTGTTGGTATGATTAATGACAGTACCGATGGTGGCAACATTCCATCCCAAATTCAGATCAGTCTTAGTGCTAAATCAGCAGCCAGAGGGGTTCTAAATGCGGATGACGAGAAGTTTATTCGTAGCCAGATTAAGAGTGATGACATTAAGTATTTGGAGAGTCCCTTCGGAATGAACATGGCAAGTCTTACCCTTGATGGCAAGACCATGGACTTCAGTAAGGACCTTCCTAACTATTCTCAGGTTATCAGTCTTTACAAGAACACAAAAATCTCTACATCTCGCAATGATAAGGATAAGATTTCAGCTGGGAAGCCTTTTAAATCTGAAGATGAAAAGGGCTTAACCCTTCCGATGAGTTTTGTCAAACGCTACAACCAAGAAACAGGGAAGAAGCTCAAGGCTAAAGAATTTATCGGTAAAGAAATTTCAGCTCAGATTGTTGAAAATACTGCTGATGGAACTAAAGTAGCAGATATCAAGACTAAGATTGTCCGTATTGTTGATGACAGCGAGGATGCTGAAGAGAGCAATAGCTATATGCCAGCCAAACAATTGGAAGAATTGCTTAAAGAAAATGGCTTTACCAAAACAGTCTCTTACATGCTTTTGGAGCTCAAGGATCCAGCCAAGACTAAGGAAGTCACTAAAAAATTGCAGAAAAACAAGAAGTATCTGGTTCTTTCACAGCAGGCCATCCTAGATGTCATTATTAAATTCATCCGTGTGATCCAAGCACTCTTGATTATCCTTTCGTCACAAGCTATCCTAGTTTCAGCTGTCATGATTGGAATTATCATCTATATTAACATCATGCAACGCTCAAAAGAGATTGGTGTTATGAAGGCCGTCGGTTACCTTAATCGTGACGTGAAAGCTATCTTTGTTTATGAGGCCCTCTGGATTACGGGTATCTCACTAGCTCTTGCTCTCCTTGTATCGCAGGGAATTGGAAGCTTGGCCAACATGATTGTTTCACATCTCTACCCAAGTGTCAGCAAGGTGTTTGACCTAAATCTGACCTCAATTCTCATCATGTTTGGTTTCTCACTCTTGATGGGCTATGTGTCAGCCTACCTTCCAGCCCGTAAAATCAGTAAAATGGACCCTGTCGAGTCTCTAAGGTATGAATAGAAATAAAGAGTAGTCTCCTCAGGCTACTCTTTTTTGTCAAAACAAACATTAGAAAAATCTGAAAATCCAAACAATAATTAACTTTCTGAAAAGTGGAGACAATTGCTCAAAAATGCTATAATAGTCAGCATATACAGGCTATTAATAACAAAAAAAGAAGTACCTATTCGATTGGAGGAGTTCCATGTATAAAGATGATAGTTTAACCTTGCACACTGACTTGTATCAAATCAATATGATGCAGGTTTACTTTAACCAAGGTATTCACAATAAAAAGGCCGTTTTTGAAGTTTATTTCCGTCAACTTCCGTTTAAAAATGGCTTTGCTGTATTCGCAGGTCTGGAGCGTATTGTCAACTATCTTGAAAATCTGACCTTCTCAGAAACTGATATTGCTTATCTAAAAGATTTAGGTTATCCTGAGGATTTTCTGGACTATCTAGCCAACCTAAAATTCGAGTTGACTATCAAATCAGCACTTGAGGGTGATTTGGTATTTGCTAATGAACCGATTTTTCAAGTGGAAGGTCCCTTGGCCCAGTGTCAGCTTATAGAGACTGCCTTGCTAAATATCCTCAATTACCAAATTCTTATTGCGACAAAGGCAGCTCGTATTCGTTCTGTCATTGAGGATGCTCCTCTGTTGGAATTTGGGACACGTCGTGCACAAGAGATGGATGCAGCAATCTGGGGAACGCGTGCAGCCGTGATTGGTGGTGCTGATGCAACGTCAAATGTACGTGCCGGCAAGATTTTTGGAATCCCAGTTTCTGGTACTCATGCCCATGCTCTTGTTCAAGCCTATGGCAATGATTATGACGCTTTTAAAGCCTATGCATCTACTCATAAGGACTGTGTATTCCTTGTAGATACCTATGACACCCTTAAGATTGGTGTTCCGAATGCTATCCGTGTCGCTAAAGAGCTAGGTGATAAGATTAATTTCTTGGGTGTTCGTCTTGATTCAGGTGACTTGGCTTATCTATCGAAGCAGGTCCGTAAGCAACTGGATGCAGCTGGTTTCCCTGATGCCAAGATTTACGCTTCAAACGACCTTGATGAAAATACTATCCTTAACTTGAAGATGCAGAAGGCCAAGATTGATGTTTGGGGAGTAGGTACTAAGCTCATCACTGCCTATGACCAACCGGCCTTAGGGGCTGTCTACAAGATTGTCTCAATGGAAGATGATCAGGGAGTCATGCATGATACTATCAAATTGTCCAATAATGCTGAGAAGGTTTCGACACCAGGTAAGAAACAAGTGTGGCGTATTACGAGTCGTGCTAAGGGCAAATCAGAAGGTGACTATATCACTTTCGCAGATACGGATGTTAATGCTTTAGATGAAATTAATATGTTCCACCCAACATATACCTACATCAATAAGACTGTTCGTGATTTTGATGCAGTGCCACTCTTGGTCCCAATCTACGACAAGGGGCAACTGATCTATGACTTACCAAGTCTTGATGAAATCAAGGCTTATGCGACTAAGGAATTGGACGAACTTTGGAATGAGTACAAGCGTGTGCTTAACCCTCAAGATTATCCAGTTGACTTGGCTAAAGATGTCTGGGATAACAAGATGACCTTGATTGATAATGTCCGTAAGAAAGCCCATGACTTGTCAGAGTAAAAGGAGAAATTATGACTTTGCAAGAAACTATTATTGCTCAACTAGGTGTTAAACCTAGCATTGATCCAAAGGAAGAGATTCGAAAATCCGTTGATTTTTTGAAGGCCTATATGCTCAAACATCCATTCCTTAAAACATATGTTTTGGGAATTTCAGGAGGTCAAGATTCTACATTGGCTGGCCGTCTGGCACAACTTGCGGTTGAAGAGCTCCGTGCAGAGACAGGAAAAGACTATCAGTTTATTGCCATTCGTTTACCATATGGTGTCCAAGCAGATGAAGATGATGCCCAACGTGCTCTTGCTTTTATCAAGCCAGATGTGAGTCTTGCTGTTAATATCAAAGAAGCTGTAGATGGTCAGGTTGCTGAACTTGCCAAGGCAGGTGTCACCGTTTCCGACTTCAACAAGGGAAATATCAAGGCCCGCCAACGTATGATAACCCAATATGCGGTTGCTGGTGAAAATAGTGGGGCAGTTATTGGGACAGACCACGCCGCTGAAAACCTTACAGGCTTCTTCACAAAATTTGGTGATGGTGGTGCGGATATCTTGCCACTCTTTCGTCTAAACAAACGTCAAGGTGCAGCCCTTCTTGCAGAACTTGGTGCGGACAAGGCCCTTTATGAAAAAGTGCCAACAGCTGACTTGGAAGAGGACAAACCAGGAATCGCTGATGAAGTGGCACTTGGAGTGACCTATCGTGAAATTGATGACTACCTTGAAGGCAAGGAAGTCTCAGCCAAAGCTCAGGAAACGATTGAGTCTTGGTGGCGTAAAGGTCAACACAAACGTCACTTGCCGATCACCATTTTTGATGATTTTTGGAAATAAGAGGAGAAATGAGTTATGATCAAAGCTTATATTGATTTTTGGAAGCGTGCCTTTGACTTTAGAGGCCGTTCAACTCGTCCAGACTACTGGTGGGCTTACTTGGTTAATGTCATTATTATTACTATTCTTACTGTTTTTTGTGTTCTTATTCCTTTCTTCAGTAATGTTGATCTTAGTGACCCAGCTTTGTTGAATAATCCGACTGAACTGCAAAAAATAATTATCACCTACGCTTGGCCACTAATGCTTTTTAGCTTAATTGAACTTATCCCTCAATTGTCTCTACAAATACGTCGTTTGAGAGATGCAGGATTTCATCCGGCTTGGGTACTTCTAAGTTATATAGGGCTTGTACCAATCTTGGCTATCTTCTCATTGATTGGAAGCATTGTCCTCCTTATCATGTCGTGTCAGCCAACGAAACCAGCACCTGAAACGCAGTTTGATAAAGTGGAATAAGATTGTCATAACCCTAGGTTTTACCTAGGGTTATTTTTAAATTGAATTTTCAGAAATTAGTGATAAAATAGAAAGGAATAAGGCTTAAAAGGAGGAATCTTATGACTTCACTATCAACAGATTTCACAGATAAACTATTTGCAGACTATGAGGCCAATGCCAAGTACAGTGCTATTGAGAATGCTGTAACTCACAATGGCTTGCTCAAATCCATCGAAACACGTCAATCAGAAGTTGAGAATGACCATGTTTTCTCAATCGATTTAACTAAAGATGAGGTGTCTAACCAAAAAGCTTCAGGACGTTGCTGGATGTTTGCGGCACTAAATACTTTCCGTCATAAATTAATCTCAGACTTCAAATTGGAAAGTTTCGAGCTTTCTCAAGCCCACACCTTCTTCTGGGACAAGTATGAAAAATCAAACTGGTTCTTGGAGCAAATCATTGCTACAGCAGATCAAGAGATTGGCAGTCGTAAGGTTAAATTCCTTTTGGATACCCCACAACAAGATGGTGGACAATGGGATATGGTCGTATCACTTTTTGAAAAATATGGTGTTGTACCAAAATCAGTTTATCCAGAATCTGTAGCTTCAAGCAATAGTCGTGAGCTTAATCAATACCTCAATAAGCTTCTTCGTCAAGATGCTCAAATTTTACGTGACTTGATTGCTGGAGGTGCTGATCCAGCTGCTGTTCAGGCCAAGAAGGAAGAACATCTTCAAGAAATTTTCAATTATCTTGCCATGACTCTTGGTTTACCACCACGTCAGTTTGATTTTGCCTACCGAGATAAAGATGACAACTATCAATCTGAGAAAAATATCACACCACAAGCTTTCTTTGAAAAATATGTGGGTCTTAAACTTAGTGATTATGTGTCAGTTATCAACGCTCCAACAGCTGATAAACCTTACGGAAAATCTTATACTGTTGAGATGTTGGGTAATGTTGTAGGTGCGCCAAGTGTGCGTTATATTAACCTCCCAATGGATCGTTTCAAAGAGCTTGCCATTGCACAGATGAAGGCTGGAGAGACTGTTTGGTTTGGTTCAGATGTTGGTCAAGTTTCAGACCGCCAAAAAGGTATTCTTGCAACTAATGTTTATGACTTTACAGCTAGCATGGATATTAACTTGACTCAAGACAAGGCAGGACGTTTGGACTACAGTGAATCTCTCATGACTCATGCTATGGTATTGACTGGGGTTGATTTGGATGCTGATGGCAAACCTGTTAAATGGAAGGTTGAAAACTCTTGGGGAGACAAGGTTGGACAAAAAGGTTACTTTGTCGCTTCTGATGCCTGGATGGATGAATACACTTATCAAATCGTTGTTCGTAAAGACTTCCTTACAGCTGAAGAATTAGCAGCCTATGAAGCAGAGCCACAAGTACTTGCTCCTTGGGATCCAATGGGAGCCCTTGCTTCAAAATAAGACAATAGATGAAACCACTGGAAAATGATTCCAGTGGTTTTTCATAGCTTCTTTAAAATTTATCGGTAAAAAAAGAGTTATCCATTCGGATAACCCTTTTTAGTTCTTATTCTTCTGCTGTAGCAGTGTTTGAATTTGAATGTTCAGAGCCATTAGAGGCTGATGTCGATGGATTTGTTGAAGCATCAGGCCCGTACTGTTGACTATCTTGTGAACTTGATGAGTCACTGCTTTGGCTTGAGTCCCAACTTGATGATGAGCTAGATGTTCCAAGTGATCCAGAGTAAACATTTGATGTTGAAGAACCAGTAAGGAAGACATAGCTACCATTATTATAAACACCGCTAGGCATATCGAAATCTTCAGAACCCGCACCATACATCTGGTTAAGATAGCTACTTGTTACACCATAGATTTGTTTAGCGATATCAAGGTCTGAACCATAAAGTGGTGTTTTACGGTTCTTGTAACCTGTCCAAATCGCCATTGCATACTTAGTATTGTAACCAACGAAAGTTTCATCCGGAACCATAAGGTCAGCATAGACACCACTTTCTTTTTGTACTTTATAGTACTCATCGTCACCGTAGTTAGATGTACCAGTCTTACCAGCATTGATTGTACCAGGAACATAAGCTTCAGTTGCTGTACCACCTGTCAATACTTGTTTCAACATACTTGACATCATGTAGGCTGTTTGTGGTGACATGGCTTCGACACCTTTAGAATCAAATGATTTAGTTGAACCGTCTTCAAACTTGATTGATTTAATGTAAGATGGTTTATAGTAAGTACCACCATTTGCAAAGGCTGCATAAGCTGCGGCCATCTTCTCACTTGATGCACCATACTTAGAATCTGATGATGATGTTGAAGATGAGATGGCATTTGAGTAGTACATTTCTGGATACTCGATACCCAAATCTTTCAAGAAGGATTGTGCATATTCCAAACCAGCAGCTTGGAGAGCTTTAACGGCTGTAACGTTACGTGACTGTTGAAGCGCATAAGTCAATGAAATACTTCCGTAATACTTACGATCCCAGTTGTAAACTGGTGTTGAAGAACCTGGGAAATTGTAAGGATTATCGTAAACAGTCGTACCAGTGTTTGTATAAACACCTTTTTCAATAGCAGGAGCATAGTCAGTGATTGGTTTCATTGTAGAACCCCAGTCACGGTCTGTTTGAACAGCTTGGTTGGTACCAAGTGCAACGTTTTCGTCTTGGTGACGTGATCCCAATTGGGCAACGACACGACCATTAGTAACATCAATAATAGTAGAAGCAACTTGGAGACTATCGTTTGGATAGTATACGTAGTCGTTAGTATTATAGACGTTCCAGATATATTTTTGAATATCTGGGTTAAGGTTAGTGTAGACGTCGAGACCTGCTGAGTAGATATCAGCATTGGCATCAGTAGATACTTGTTCAATAACTTGTTTGATGTAGTTATCTAAGTATAGCTCATAGCTAGCTTTCTTCGTAAGTGGAAGAAGTCCATCTGATACATCAGTTGCTTTAGCTTGTTCGTACTCTTCTTTAGAAATGTTTTTGTCTTCATACATTTCACTAAGAACAGTGTTACGACGCTCTTTGGCAGCATCTGGATTAGCATAAGGGTCATATTGTGTTGGTGCTTGTGGAATACCAGCAAGAAGAGCTGCTTGGGCAACAGAAAGGTCGCTCAAGTCCTTACCAAAGTAAGATTTGGCTGCAGTCTTCATACCGTAGTAACCATTACCCATATAAACCTTATTAATATAGAAGGTCAAGATTTCTTGTTTAGTGAATTGAC
Above is a window of Streptococcus salivarius DNA encoding:
- a CDS encoding ABC transporter ATP-binding protein, whose amino-acid sequence is MSILTIDHISKYYNLDGTNQERALNDVTLEIAPGKITAIYGPSGCGKTSLLSIISGLDSQYQGNLYFKNQNMRDFSERDLTYFRKAHIGFVFQNFNLIPHQSVLENVKMPLYVKNMTDKEMVKIAERELSRLGIGDFIKKNVKQLSGGQKQRVAIARALVNNPEMIVADEPTGSLDSQSQENVLEIFKELAEAGKTVIIVTHNPEVADYADVVIKMKDGEVVETIEK
- a CDS encoding ABC transporter permease, producing the protein MVKSLKQSKNKGLTLKNKLKLSLNNFMERKWRNLLIATATSIGFIGVLISFGLGNAIVGMINDSTDGGNIPSQIQISLSAKSAARGVLNADDEKFIRSQIKSDDIKYLESPFGMNMASLTLDGKTMDFSKDLPNYSQVISLYKNTKISTSRNDKDKISAGKPFKSEDEKGLTLPMSFVKRYNQETGKKLKAKEFIGKEISAQIVENTADGTKVADIKTKIVRIVDDSEDAEESNSYMPAKQLEELLKENGFTKTVSYMLLELKDPAKTKEVTKKLQKNKKYLVLSQQAILDVIIKFIRVIQALLIILSSQAILVSAVMIGIIIYINIMQRSKEIGVMKAVGYLNRDVKAIFVYEALWITGISLALALLVSQGIGSLANMIVSHLYPSVSKVFDLNLTSILIMFGFSLLMGYVSAYLPARKISKMDPVESLRYE
- a CDS encoding nicotinate phosphoribosyltransferase, with amino-acid sequence MYKDDSLTLHTDLYQINMMQVYFNQGIHNKKAVFEVYFRQLPFKNGFAVFAGLERIVNYLENLTFSETDIAYLKDLGYPEDFLDYLANLKFELTIKSALEGDLVFANEPIFQVEGPLAQCQLIETALLNILNYQILIATKAARIRSVIEDAPLLEFGTRRAQEMDAAIWGTRAAVIGGADATSNVRAGKIFGIPVSGTHAHALVQAYGNDYDAFKAYASTHKDCVFLVDTYDTLKIGVPNAIRVAKELGDKINFLGVRLDSGDLAYLSKQVRKQLDAAGFPDAKIYASNDLDENTILNLKMQKAKIDVWGVGTKLITAYDQPALGAVYKIVSMEDDQGVMHDTIKLSNNAEKVSTPGKKQVWRITSRAKGKSEGDYITFADTDVNALDEINMFHPTYTYINKTVRDFDAVPLLVPIYDKGQLIYDLPSLDEIKAYATKELDELWNEYKRVLNPQDYPVDLAKDVWDNKMTLIDNVRKKAHDLSE
- the nadE gene encoding ammonia-dependent NAD(+) synthetase, encoding MTLQETIIAQLGVKPSIDPKEEIRKSVDFLKAYMLKHPFLKTYVLGISGGQDSTLAGRLAQLAVEELRAETGKDYQFIAIRLPYGVQADEDDAQRALAFIKPDVSLAVNIKEAVDGQVAELAKAGVTVSDFNKGNIKARQRMITQYAVAGENSGAVIGTDHAAENLTGFFTKFGDGGADILPLFRLNKRQGAALLAELGADKALYEKVPTADLEEDKPGIADEVALGVTYREIDDYLEGKEVSAKAQETIESWWRKGQHKRHLPITIFDDFWK
- a CDS encoding DUF805 domain-containing protein, encoding MIKAYIDFWKRAFDFRGRSTRPDYWWAYLVNVIIITILTVFCVLIPFFSNVDLSDPALLNNPTELQKIIITYAWPLMLFSLIELIPQLSLQIRRLRDAGFHPAWVLLSYIGLVPILAIFSLIGSIVLLIMSCQPTKPAPETQFDKVE
- the pepC gene encoding aminopeptidase C, with translation MTSLSTDFTDKLFADYEANAKYSAIENAVTHNGLLKSIETRQSEVENDHVFSIDLTKDEVSNQKASGRCWMFAALNTFRHKLISDFKLESFELSQAHTFFWDKYEKSNWFLEQIIATADQEIGSRKVKFLLDTPQQDGGQWDMVVSLFEKYGVVPKSVYPESVASSNSRELNQYLNKLLRQDAQILRDLIAGGADPAAVQAKKEEHLQEIFNYLAMTLGLPPRQFDFAYRDKDDNYQSEKNITPQAFFEKYVGLKLSDYVSVINAPTADKPYGKSYTVEMLGNVVGAPSVRYINLPMDRFKELAIAQMKAGETVWFGSDVGQVSDRQKGILATNVYDFTASMDINLTQDKAGRLDYSESLMTHAMVLTGVDLDADGKPVKWKVENSWGDKVGQKGYFVASDAWMDEYTYQIVVRKDFLTAEELAAYEAEPQVLAPWDPMGALASK
- the pbp1a gene encoding penicillin-binding protein PBP1A yields the protein MAKFNFSNFKESLNGLTKRAKNIKVKRSDSSRYSKGKRSAASDQSLGWRIAKYGFIGLLTFFVVCVIAGGSLFAYYVSSVPKLTENKLQSTNSSKIYDANGSLIADLGAEKRESASTDEIPTTLVNAITSIEDKRFFTHRGIDVYRIMGAAINNLRRSSTQGGSTLDQQLIKLAYFSTNTSDQTLKRKSQEIWLSLQMERQFTKQEILTFYINKVYMGNGYYGMKTAAKSYFGKDLSDLSVAQAALLAGIPQAPTQYDPYANPDAAKERRNTVLSEMYEDKNISKEEYEQAKATDVSDGLLPLTKKASYELYLDNYIKQVIEQVSTDANADIYSAGLDVYTNLNPDIQKYIWNVYNTNDYVYYPNDSLQVASTIIDVTNGRVVAQLGSRHQDENVALGTNQAVQTDRDWGSTMKPITDYAPAIEKGVYTNTGTTVYDNPYNFPGSSTPVYNWDRKYYGSISLTYALQQSRNVTAVKALQAAGLEYAQSFLKDLGIEYPEMYYSNAISSSTSSSDSKYGASSEKMAAAYAAFANGGTYYKPSYIKSIKFEDGSTKSFDSKGVEAMSPQTAYMMSSMLKQVLTGGTATEAYVPGTINAGKTGTSNYGDDEYYKVQKESGVYADLMVPDETFVGYNTKYAMAIWTGYKNRKTPLYGSDLDIAKQIYGVTSSYLNQMYGAGSEDFDMPSGVYNNGSYVFLTGSSTSNVYSGSLGTSSSSSSWDSSQSSDSSSSQDSQQYGPDASTNPSTSASNGSEHSNSNTATAEE